A portion of the Oncorhynchus gorbuscha isolate QuinsamMale2020 ecotype Even-year linkage group LG19, OgorEven_v1.0, whole genome shotgun sequence genome contains these proteins:
- the LOC124006347 gene encoding autism susceptibility gene 2 protein-like, translated as MYGEVPKLPHPHVMLRLAPMAATVVPLLGPFGSLHGAFQPKTCPPQTSNILDTAPRPRTGSHKLLQKDPRRRGRWNTMHVRIAWQIHHHKLRVKQKMQVDANSINFGVNPEFLTQPPGSDQIQAIPHQRYIIQSSTPLSNPESHSRHPLFGGLGSLRVTTFGGLPNLALTDYPMIYRKDNLNAPSGEEGGTPEWWSRQQKTPPSSVCQPEHSTEPEQPGRDSIREPQDREWGQQLHLPREKMEEKQYIVEKHQVHNAAGTHDSSPAEDKSVPQTITLEHGQRSNGSCSWESGDRKRGLECKNFIKVKKIKRQREDDQEDFNEGPQPTEKPSLVPLMPTLTPTLTPSSMSMQHMTIGNIIPRLYPVNSVCNLARTQVGTPNMGLIPYHALPWDTPRDPLWDVYRGMDLPASSCQELVMRADPLHGVVGARLLEAANCSYRDPHHSFSHPPHHSLLVLKQQERAYLMERERLHLRREEYEHSLYSATMDDHLPHPSLLTSTYSRSHISRVGLTQSSLPNRTLTPGFLSTLPPLVPFSLPLSGAPHRTTS; from the exons ACATCAAACATTCTAGACACGGCACCTAGACCTAGGACTGGGTCACACAAGCTGCTCCAGAAGGATCCAAGA AGAAGAGGAAGGTGGAATACAATGCATGTCCGCATTGCATGGCAGATCCACCACCATAAGCTGAGAGTGAAG CAGAAGATGCAAGTGGATGCAAATTCAATCAACTTCGGTGTCAACCCGGAATTTCTGACTCAGCCTCCTGGTTCTGACCAGATTCAAGCCATCCCCCATCAGCGGTACATTATTCAGTCCTCCACCCCACTCTCTAACCCAG AGTCACACAGTAGACATCCTTTATTTGGAGGTTTGGGATCACTGAGGGTCACAACCTTTGGTGGACTGCCAAACCTAGCACTCA CAGACTATCCCATGATCTATCGCAAAGACAATCTAAATGCACCAAGTGGAGAAGAAGGAGGAACTCCTGAGTGGTGGAGCAGGCAGCAGAAGACACCCCCATCCTCTGTATGTCAACCTGAACACTCTACAGAGCCTGAACAACCAGGAAGAGATTCAATCAGGGAACCTCAGGACAGAGAATGGGGACAGCAGCTACACCTACccagagagaagatggaggagaaacAGTACATAGTGGAGAAACACCAAGTCCACAATGCTGCAGGGACTCATGACAGTTCACCTGCTGAAGACAAGTCTGTTCCTCAGACAATAACCTTGGAACATGGTCAGCGGTCCAATGGCAGCTGTAGCTGGGAGTCAGGTGACAGGAAAAGAGGGCTTGAGTGTAAGAACTTCATAAAGGTCAAGAAGATTAAGCGGCAAAGAGAAGATGACCAGGAGGATTTCAATGAAGGTCCTCAACCCACAGAGAAACCATCCCTGGTCCCACTCATGCCAACACTCACGCCAACACTCACGCCATCCTCCATGTCAATGCAGCACATGACCATAGGGAACATTATTCCAAGGCTCTACCCAGTAAATAGTGTATGTAATCTGGCCCGGACTCAGGTTGGCACTCCTAATATGGGGCTCATCCCCTACCATGCACTTCCCTGGGACACCCCAAGAGACCCACTGTGGGATGTATACAGGGGTATGGACCTCCCTGCTTCCTCCTGTCAAGAGCTGGTCATGAGGGCTGATCCTCTGCATGGTGTGGTGGGGGCCAGGCTGTTGGAGGCAGCAAACTGTTCATATAGAGACCCTCATCACAGCTTTTCACACCCACCCCATCACTCCCTACTGGTCCTGAAGCAGCAGGAGAGGGCTTACCTCATGGAAAGAGAGCGTCTGCACTTGCGCAGAGAGGAATACGAGCACAGCCTCTATTCTGCCACCATGGACGACCATCTCCCCCATCCCAGCCTCCTGACCTCCACCTATTCTAGGTCACATATCTCCAGGGTGGGTCTCACCCAGAGTAGCCTCCCGAACAGAACTCTTACCCCTGGGTTCTTAAGCACACTGCCGCCTTtggtccccttctctctccccttgtctggAGCTCCCCACAGAACTACCTCGTAA